From a single Hymenobacter sp. YIM 151500-1 genomic region:
- a CDS encoding AEC family transporter, producing MSNLLLLFVCLAAGAALRRWQVVAADAHTVLNQVLIWVLLPALTFLHLAVARFDARFLLPVGMPWLVFGAGWLFFAAAGRRLGLPRGTVGALVLTGGISSVSFVGFPVFELLYGRPGLELGIVMSLAGSMLICVTLGVGVGAWYGAAEPSWRAMGASVLRFPPFVATLLAGLAHAAGYQHPPLVRAVLERLSLAYPVVALLSVGLQLRLVVPSAQARALGLGLAYKLGLAPLLVWAACQGWSEQHGLAVDLCVLGAAIGPMNTAAALAARYGLNPDLAAQMVGLGIPLSLPLLALLGWWLR from the coding sequence ATGTCTAACTTGCTGCTGCTGTTTGTGTGCCTGGCCGCTGGGGCAGCGTTGCGCCGCTGGCAGGTGGTGGCCGCCGATGCCCACACGGTACTGAACCAAGTGCTTATCTGGGTGCTGCTGCCGGCGCTGACGTTTCTGCACCTGGCGGTGGCGCGGTTCGACGCGCGGTTTTTGTTGCCCGTGGGCATGCCTTGGCTGGTTTTTGGGGCGGGCTGGCTGTTTTTTGCGGCGGCGGGGCGGCGGCTGGGCCTGCCCCGCGGCACCGTTGGGGCATTGGTGCTCACGGGCGGCATCAGCAGCGTGTCGTTCGTGGGCTTTCCCGTGTTCGAGTTGCTCTACGGCCGGCCGGGCCTGGAACTGGGCATTGTGATGAGCCTGGCCGGCTCGATGCTGATTTGCGTGACGTTGGGCGTGGGGGTGGGGGCGTGGTACGGCGCGGCCGAGCCATCCTGGCGCGCGATGGGGGCCAGTGTGCTGCGGTTTCCGCCGTTTGTGGCAACGCTGCTGGCGGGGCTGGCCCACGCGGCGGGCTACCAGCACCCGCCCTTGGTGCGCGCCGTGCTCGAACGCCTCAGCCTCGCTTATCCCGTGGTGGCCCTGCTTTCGGTGGGCCTGCAGCTGCGGCTGGTCGTGCCCAGCGCCCAGGCCCGGGCGCTGGGCCTGGGCCTTGCCTACAAGTTGGGGCTGGCTCCGCTGCTGGTTTGGGCAGCCTGCCAGGGGTGGTCCGAGCAGCACGGCTTGGCGGTGGACCTGTGCGTGTTAGGGGCCGCCATCGGCCCCATGAACACGGCTGCCGCCCTGGCCGCCCGCTACGGGCTCAACCCCGACTTGGCGGCGCAAATGGTGGGGCTGGGCATTCCGCTGTCGTTGCCGCTGCTGGCCTTGCTGGGTTGGTGGCTGCGCTAG
- a CDS encoding cation:dicarboxylate symporter family transporter encodes MILQRLSRNLTLWVLLAIVAGALLGHFAPEPAVRMEVLGKRFIDVVKLFINPIIFLTITLGISTMGDLKKVGRIGGKALLYFEIVTTLALLIGVGVAALVRPGAGVAVGKLNTAKVGEYTQRATEFSWGDFLADNLTLQVLLVAIVLGTVLSKYAGREPIIHLLKTAAKYVFRGLHLVMLFAPIGAFGGMAFTIGKYGIATLLPLGKLMVTVYLTMAVFIFVVLGGILRYCGIGLWAFLKYIKAELLIVLGTSSSEAGLPGLMEKLVGMGCAQPVVGLVVPTGYSFNLDGTTIYLALATLFLAQVFHIDLTAGQLLTMMGILMVTSKGAAGVAGSGFVVLASTLTAMRVVPVEGLALLIGVDRFMSEARSITNFIGNGVATVFLAHHEGALDHEQAATVLGRGPRPLRFRRRHLSSGEYLGEMAQKAKPQ; translated from the coding sequence ATGATCCTGCAACGCCTTTCCCGCAACCTCACGCTTTGGGTGCTGCTGGCCATTGTGGCCGGGGCGCTGCTGGGCCATTTTGCGCCCGAGCCCGCCGTGCGCATGGAAGTACTTGGCAAGCGCTTCATCGACGTGGTGAAGTTGTTTATCAACCCCATCATTTTCCTCACTATCACCCTCGGCATCAGCACGATGGGCGACCTGAAGAAAGTGGGCCGCATCGGGGGTAAGGCCCTGCTGTACTTTGAAATCGTGACCACCCTGGCCCTGCTCATCGGGGTGGGCGTGGCGGCGCTGGTGCGGCCGGGGGCGGGCGTGGCCGTGGGCAAGCTCAACACTGCCAAGGTGGGCGAGTACACGCAGCGGGCCACCGAATTTTCGTGGGGAGACTTCCTGGCCGACAACCTCACCCTGCAGGTGTTGCTGGTGGCCATCGTGCTGGGCACGGTGCTGAGCAAGTACGCCGGCCGCGAGCCCATAATTCACCTGCTGAAAACCGCCGCCAAGTACGTGTTTCGGGGCTTGCACCTGGTCATGCTTTTCGCCCCCATCGGGGCGTTTGGGGGCATGGCCTTCACCATCGGCAAGTACGGCATTGCCACGCTGCTGCCCCTGGGCAAGCTCATGGTCACGGTGTACCTGACGATGGCCGTGTTTATTTTCGTGGTGCTGGGCGGCATCCTGCGCTACTGCGGCATCGGCCTCTGGGCTTTCCTCAAGTACATCAAGGCCGAATTGCTGATTGTGCTCGGCACGTCGTCGTCGGAAGCCGGCTTGCCGGGGCTGATGGAGAAACTCGTAGGCATGGGCTGCGCGCAGCCGGTGGTGGGCCTGGTGGTGCCCACGGGCTACTCTTTCAACCTCGACGGCACCACCATCTACCTGGCGCTGGCCACCTTGTTTTTGGCTCAGGTGTTCCACATCGACCTGACGGCGGGCCAGCTCCTGACCATGATGGGCATTTTGATGGTGACCAGCAAGGGCGCGGCCGGGGTGGCCGGCAGCGGCTTCGTGGTGTTGGCCAGTACGCTCACGGCCATGCGCGTCGTTCCGGTCGAGGGGCTAGCCCTGCTGATTGGGGTGGACCGCTTCATGTCCGAGGCCCGCTCCATCACCAACTTCATCGGCAACGGCGTGGCCACCGTTTTCTTGGCTCACCACGAAGGCGCCCTCGACCACGAGCAAGCGGCCACGGTGCTGGGCCGAGGCCCGCGCCCGCTGCGCTTTCGGCGCCGCCACCTCAGCAGCGGCGAGTACCTGGGCGAAATGGCTCAAAAAGCCAAGCCGCAGTAA
- a CDS encoding TonB-dependent receptor, with amino-acid sequence MKRLLLLVLLVLTGLAAAAQSGGTLSVSGRVLNATGEPVPGATVLEKGTNNGTATNSDGQFVLEVKPDATLIFSGIGFVAQQVPVQERNTFTVTLQVGATDLSEVVVTGSRATEGRSNIQTTAPVDVISAREIRAFAQTDVGQVLTFTAPSFQSSRQTIADGTDHLDPASLRGLGPDQVLVLVNGKRRHNQALVNVNGTVGRGSVGTDLNTIPVASIKRIEVLRDGAAALYGSDAIAGVINVQLKDDTTGVTASSTAGQTVESDGELFQADANVGLGLGGRGFVDLSGQFLNRGYTNRSGVDTAPLIYLGDNNGNYPANANTPALREQLKRRDDALVAERGYDRRNLRFGNSEQRNYGGFLNAGFTLSRSLGLEAYLTAGLMRREGKAAGFARLPGRFSAQNDSTYYPNGFLPFIEPTIIDRSVLAGVRGQVLGFGWDLSNVWGSNSMEFNVTNSVNASLPLGTSPRNFYAGRIYFRQNTTNLSFTRQFRDLSGVESVSIAFGGEFREDEYEIGAGEPDSYRNGGRIARTGTAANGSPVLGPAAAGAQVFPGFQPSNELNRTRTNVAGYAEIESDITPRLLVSLSGRAENYSDFGSNVSGRLGVRFNFLNDVALRGNISNGFRAPSLQQRYFTNQSTQFVQGAPQTVLTANNENPIVRQFGVGSLKQETSKNYSLGLTARIARTATLTVDAYQIDIDDRIALSTQFNRTNPLVAGYLNAAGATEVGIVQFFANAINTRTRGIDIVANERLTIGAKSTLNLTAAANLTETEVRSVNVPSQLADPVLRTIFFDRQQTGRLEDAQPRSKIVLAANYTLGKLGLELRTVRFGEVVFRDARVNPEPTAANPNPFLFSSIDQTFSAKWVTDATLTFQLLRQLQLAVGANNIFDVYPDQYRINPRNNPNNFAVDGTSYVSNLDNTNRGRTLYNPNQFGFNGAFYFARLNLTVGK; translated from the coding sequence ATGAAAAGATTATTACTGCTTGTGCTGCTGGTCCTGACCGGACTGGCGGCAGCCGCCCAGTCGGGTGGCACCTTGTCGGTTTCCGGGCGCGTGCTCAACGCCACCGGGGAGCCCGTGCCAGGCGCCACGGTGCTGGAAAAAGGCACCAACAACGGCACGGCCACTAACAGCGACGGGCAGTTTGTGCTGGAGGTGAAGCCCGACGCCACGCTTATTTTTTCGGGCATTGGGTTTGTAGCCCAGCAGGTGCCCGTGCAGGAGCGCAATACCTTCACCGTCACGCTGCAAGTCGGCGCCACCGACCTGAGCGAGGTAGTGGTAACCGGGTCCCGGGCCACCGAAGGGCGCTCCAACATCCAGACCACGGCTCCGGTAGACGTCATTTCGGCCCGTGAAATCCGGGCCTTTGCCCAAACCGATGTGGGGCAGGTGCTGACGTTTACGGCGCCTTCGTTCCAGAGCAGCCGCCAAACCATTGCCGACGGCACCGACCACCTCGACCCCGCCTCCCTGCGCGGCCTGGGCCCCGACCAGGTGCTGGTACTGGTGAACGGCAAGCGCCGCCACAACCAGGCCCTCGTAAACGTGAACGGCACCGTGGGCCGCGGCTCAGTGGGCACCGACCTGAACACCATTCCGGTGGCCAGCATCAAGCGCATTGAGGTGCTGCGCGACGGCGCGGCGGCCCTCTACGGCTCCGACGCCATTGCCGGCGTTATCAACGTGCAGCTCAAGGACGACACCACCGGCGTAACGGCCAGCTCCACTGCGGGCCAGACCGTGGAAAGTGACGGGGAGCTATTTCAGGCGGATGCCAACGTAGGCCTGGGCCTGGGTGGCCGGGGCTTTGTGGACCTGAGCGGACAGTTTCTGAACCGGGGCTACACCAACCGCAGCGGCGTGGACACGGCCCCGCTCATCTACCTCGGCGACAACAACGGCAACTACCCCGCTAACGCCAACACGCCCGCCCTGCGCGAGCAGCTAAAGCGCCGCGACGATGCCCTGGTGGCCGAACGCGGCTACGACCGCCGCAACCTGCGCTTCGGCAACTCGGAGCAGCGCAACTACGGCGGCTTCCTGAACGCCGGCTTCACCCTGAGCCGCAGCTTGGGCCTGGAAGCTTACCTCACGGCCGGCCTGATGCGCCGCGAAGGCAAAGCTGCCGGTTTTGCCCGCCTGCCCGGCCGCTTCAGCGCCCAAAACGACTCTACCTACTATCCCAACGGCTTCCTGCCCTTCATCGAGCCTACTATCATCGACCGGTCGGTGCTGGCGGGGGTGCGAGGCCAGGTGCTGGGCTTCGGCTGGGACCTGAGCAACGTGTGGGGCTCCAACTCCATGGAGTTCAACGTGACCAACTCCGTGAATGCCTCCCTGCCCCTGGGCACCAGCCCGCGCAATTTCTACGCCGGCCGCATCTACTTCCGCCAGAACACCACCAACCTGAGCTTTACGCGGCAGTTCCGCGACCTGAGCGGCGTGGAGTCGGTGAGCATTGCCTTCGGCGGCGAGTTTCGGGAAGATGAGTATGAGATTGGAGCGGGTGAGCCGGACTCGTACCGGAACGGCGGCCGCATTGCGCGCACCGGCACGGCCGCCAATGGCTCGCCGGTGTTAGGGCCGGCCGCGGCCGGAGCACAGGTGTTTCCGGGGTTTCAGCCCAGCAACGAGCTGAACCGCACGCGCACCAACGTGGCCGGCTACGCCGAAATTGAAAGCGACATCACCCCGCGCCTGCTGGTGAGCTTGTCTGGCCGCGCCGAAAACTACTCCGACTTCGGCAGCAACGTGAGTGGCCGCCTGGGTGTCCGCTTCAACTTCCTCAACGACGTGGCCCTGCGCGGCAACATCAGCAACGGGTTCCGGGCGCCCTCCTTGCAGCAGCGCTACTTCACCAACCAAAGCACCCAGTTTGTGCAGGGCGCCCCCCAAACCGTACTGACGGCCAACAACGAAAACCCCATTGTGCGGCAGTTTGGCGTAGGCTCTCTAAAGCAGGAAACCTCGAAAAACTACAGCCTGGGCCTAACGGCGCGCATTGCGCGCACGGCCACGCTTACCGTGGACGCCTACCAGATTGACATCGATGACCGGATTGCGCTCAGCACCCAGTTTAACCGCACCAACCCGCTGGTAGCAGGCTACCTGAATGCAGCCGGAGCCACCGAGGTGGGCATCGTGCAGTTCTTTGCCAACGCCATCAATACCCGCACCCGCGGCATCGACATCGTGGCCAACGAGCGGCTGACCATAGGCGCAAAAAGTACCCTGAACCTGACGGCGGCGGCCAACCTCACGGAAACCGAGGTGCGCTCCGTAAACGTCCCCAGTCAGCTGGCCGACCCCGTTCTGCGCACCATCTTCTTTGACCGGCAGCAAACCGGCCGCCTCGAAGACGCGCAGCCCCGCAGCAAAATTGTGCTGGCCGCCAACTACACCCTGGGCAAGCTGGGCCTGGAGCTGCGCACCGTGCGCTTCGGCGAAGTAGTGTTTCGCGACGCCCGCGTGAACCCCGAGCCCACGGCCGCCAACCCCAACCCGTTCCTGTTCTCCAGCATCGACCAGACGTTCTCGGCCAAGTGGGTTACCGACGCCACCCTGACGTTTCAGCTGCTGCGCCAGCTCCAGCTGGCCGTGGGGGCCAATAACATCTTTGACGTCTACCCCGACCAGTACCGCATCAACCCCCGCAACAACCCCAACAACTTTGCCGTGGACGGCACCAGCTACGTTTCCAACCTCGACAACACCAACCGCGGCCGGACCCTCTACAACCCCAACCAGTTCGGCTTCAACGGCGCCTTCTACTTCGCCCGCCTGAACCTGACCGTGGGCAAGTAG
- a CDS encoding dienelactone hydrolase family protein, protein MKRFVSCLIVLSVVLTTGRSSWAQGYDQLLQEAAGLLGQKNYCAATDLFTRAFADSTKTGPYDLYAGAAAAAHCPGKEPLALHWLLRLPRHPNLAVTPRDVDNMAKDEGMAALHAAPEWTRFITQMRGVAAEREAAARRASAQWLTDTRKRALAPAEAKGRYRAAAPGFAMYYAPVDTVQVPYLVYVPRSYQPATAAPLLVYLHGGIVSTPQFQHQDPDVAEEPIFAAADRQQALVLYPFGRKSFGWLQQQAALTNILRMVAQVKARYHVDARRVYLGGMSNGGTAAFWFACQQPAGFAGFYALSAMPTSQLGSLNFKQLSGNAPMYSLNAEDDQVFAYQKVQAIYEQHRAQASQWHFLTRPSGGHGFLYGPDGPVALHELLTRLMAPYKVIR, encoded by the coding sequence ATGAAGCGTTTTGTCTCGTGTTTGATTGTACTGAGTGTAGTGCTCACTACCGGGCGTAGCAGCTGGGCGCAGGGCTACGACCAGCTATTGCAGGAGGCCGCCGGACTACTGGGGCAGAAAAACTACTGCGCTGCTACCGACCTCTTCACGCGCGCCTTCGCCGACAGCACCAAGACCGGGCCTTACGACCTGTATGCCGGCGCGGCAGCCGCGGCCCATTGTCCGGGCAAGGAACCACTAGCCCTGCACTGGCTGCTCCGCCTGCCGCGGCACCCTAACCTCGCTGTTACGCCCCGCGACGTGGACAACATGGCCAAGGATGAGGGAATGGCCGCTCTGCACGCCGCACCGGAATGGACACGCTTCATTACGCAGATGCGGGGCGTTGCGGCCGAACGGGAAGCCGCCGCCCGCCGCGCCTCGGCACAGTGGTTGACCGATACCCGGAAGCGCGCCCTGGCACCGGCCGAGGCCAAGGGCCGTTACCGCGCCGCCGCGCCGGGTTTTGCCATGTACTACGCTCCCGTCGATACGGTGCAGGTGCCCTACCTGGTGTACGTGCCGCGCAGCTACCAGCCCGCCACGGCCGCGCCCCTGCTGGTGTATTTGCACGGCGGCATTGTGAGCACCCCGCAGTTTCAGCACCAGGACCCCGATGTGGCGGAGGAGCCCATCTTCGCCGCCGCCGACCGGCAGCAGGCTTTGGTGCTTTACCCGTTCGGGCGCAAGTCGTTCGGGTGGTTGCAGCAGCAGGCGGCTCTTACCAACATTCTGCGCATGGTGGCGCAAGTAAAAGCCCGCTACCACGTGGATGCCCGGCGCGTGTACCTGGGCGGCATGTCGAACGGCGGCACGGCGGCCTTCTGGTTTGCCTGCCAGCAGCCCGCCGGGTTTGCCGGCTTCTATGCCTTGTCGGCCATGCCCACCAGCCAACTGGGTTCTTTGAACTTCAAACAGCTAAGCGGCAACGCGCCGATGTATTCACTGAATGCAGAAGATGATCAGGTGTTTGCCTACCAGAAGGTGCAGGCTATTTACGAGCAGCACCGCGCCCAGGCCTCGCAGTGGCACTTCCTGACGAGGCCCAGCGGCGGCCACGGCTTCCTCTATGGCCCCGACGGCCCGGTCGCCCTGCACGAGCTGCTTACCCGGCTTATGGCTCCTTATAAAGTAATCCGGTAA
- the ahr gene encoding NADPH-dependent aldehyde reductase Ahr: MAEVKAMAAKEAHGLLEPFSYDPGPLGAEEVDIAVEYCGICHSDLSMLDNEWGISTYPFVPGHEAIGRIVGLGETAEKKGLHIGQRVGVGWNASSCLHCDPCLQGNQQMCTSGQPTIIGRHGAFAQQVRSHWLWAVPIPDGVEPADAGPLLCGGVTVFAPLLDYVKPTDRVGVFGIGGLGHMAIMFLKAWGCDVTAFTSSPNKMEEARSFGATRTASSTDAAELKKLARTFDFLLITANVSLDWNDIIAMLKPNGKLHIVGAVLEPIPVAVFPLLLGNQSVGASPNGNRAQTDKMLRFAAQHGIKPLTEHFPMSEANAAMDHLRSGKAHYRIVLDMNL; this comes from the coding sequence ATGGCTGAAGTAAAAGCAATGGCTGCCAAGGAGGCTCACGGCCTCCTCGAACCGTTTAGCTACGACCCCGGCCCTCTCGGTGCCGAGGAAGTAGACATTGCCGTGGAGTACTGCGGCATCTGCCACTCCGACCTGTCGATGCTGGACAATGAGTGGGGCATCAGCACCTACCCGTTCGTTCCCGGCCACGAGGCCATCGGCCGCATTGTGGGCCTAGGCGAAACAGCCGAGAAGAAAGGCCTGCACATCGGTCAGCGGGTGGGCGTGGGCTGGAACGCCAGCAGCTGCCTGCACTGTGACCCTTGCCTGCAAGGCAACCAGCAGATGTGCACCAGCGGGCAGCCTACCATTATCGGGCGGCACGGGGCCTTTGCCCAGCAGGTGCGCAGCCACTGGCTCTGGGCCGTCCCCATTCCGGACGGCGTAGAGCCCGCCGATGCCGGCCCGCTGCTGTGCGGCGGCGTCACGGTGTTTGCTCCTCTGCTCGACTACGTAAAGCCGACTGACCGGGTGGGCGTGTTCGGCATCGGCGGCCTGGGCCACATGGCCATTATGTTCCTGAAGGCCTGGGGCTGCGACGTTACGGCCTTCACCTCCAGCCCAAACAAAATGGAGGAAGCCCGCTCCTTCGGGGCCACCCGCACCGCTTCGAGCACCGATGCCGCCGAGCTGAAAAAACTAGCCCGCACCTTCGACTTTCTGCTGATTACGGCCAACGTGTCGCTCGACTGGAACGACATCATCGCCATGCTCAAGCCCAACGGCAAGCTGCACATCGTGGGGGCCGTGCTGGAGCCCATTCCGGTGGCCGTGTTTCCGCTGCTGCTGGGCAACCAGTCGGTGGGCGCCTCGCCCAACGGCAACCGCGCCCAAACCGACAAGATGCTGCGCTTTGCCGCTCAGCACGGCATCAAGCCCCTAACCGAGCACTTTCCCATGAGCGAGGCTAATGCCGCCATGGACCACCTGCGCTCCGGCAAGGCCCACTACCGCATCGTGCTCGACATGAATCTATAA
- a CDS encoding OmpA/MotB family protein, translating to MKNFSSFALAGVLLTAATALPGCVASKKYDDLKARQAATEQARADVERQQRQAVAELKKATDELTELRLQARRLQDDSTATGRNLRRTQQLYAQLTDSYDRLLKNSDRAMADKSADYNKVAKDLARREAELGELDTNLKKSRADIDKLTQDLTTREAKLAELTTALAEKDRAVNDLRTSVAAALRGFQGTDLQVQMKDGKVYVSLSEQLLFKSGSTKVDPKGQEALKQLAAVLNTQPDVNVVIEGHTDNVPFSRPAGAMQDNWDLSVLRATEIARLLTAGGVAPARVTASGRSQYVPVAPNDTPPNKALNRRTEIILTPKLNELLKILDSNSTTTGK from the coding sequence GTGAAAAACTTTTCCTCTTTCGCTCTGGCTGGAGTGCTCCTTACGGCGGCTACGGCCCTGCCCGGCTGCGTGGCTTCCAAGAAATACGACGACCTGAAAGCCCGGCAGGCCGCCACCGAGCAGGCCCGCGCCGACGTGGAGCGCCAGCAGCGCCAGGCGGTGGCGGAGCTGAAAAAAGCCACCGACGAGCTAACCGAGCTGCGCCTGCAAGCCCGCCGCCTCCAGGACGACTCCACTGCCACCGGCCGCAACTTGCGCCGCACCCAGCAGCTCTACGCCCAGCTCACCGACTCCTACGACCGGCTGCTGAAAAACTCCGACCGGGCCATGGCCGATAAATCGGCCGACTACAACAAAGTAGCCAAGGACCTGGCCCGCCGCGAAGCCGAGCTGGGCGAGCTGGACACCAACCTGAAGAAAAGCCGCGCCGACATCGACAAGCTGACCCAGGACCTGACGACCCGCGAGGCCAAGCTGGCCGAGCTTACCACGGCCCTGGCCGAAAAAGACCGGGCCGTGAACGACCTGCGCACCAGCGTGGCCGCCGCCCTGCGCGGCTTTCAGGGCACCGACTTGCAGGTGCAGATGAAGGACGGTAAGGTGTACGTGTCGCTGTCGGAGCAGCTCTTGTTTAAGTCGGGCTCGACGAAGGTGGACCCCAAGGGCCAGGAGGCGCTGAAGCAGCTGGCCGCCGTGCTCAACACCCAGCCCGACGTGAACGTGGTGATTGAAGGCCACACCGACAACGTGCCATTCAGCCGCCCAGCCGGCGCCATGCAGGACAACTGGGACCTGAGCGTGCTGCGCGCCACCGAAATTGCCCGCCTGCTCACGGCGGGCGGCGTGGCCCCGGCCCGCGTCACGGCCTCGGGCCGCAGCCAGTACGTGCCCGTCGCCCCAAACGACACGCCCCCCAACAAAGCCCTGAACCGCCGCACCGAAATCATTCTGACGCCGAAACTGAACGAGCTGCTCAAGATTCTGGACTCGAACTCGACGACGACGGGGAAGTAG
- the accD gene encoding acetyl-CoA carboxylase, carboxyltransferase subunit beta, with protein MSWFKRVEKGIVTPTEQKKETPDGLWYKCPECKTVATMAEHKRLLFTCAKCNHHDRIDAAEYFDFLFDNHEYTELDADLRSADPLHFVDTKAYPQRVAATEKSTGLRDAVRSAHGQLNGLGLVVACMDFKFIGGSMGSVVGEKIARAIDYARQHRLPFLMISRSGGARMMEAGYSLMQMAKTSAKLALLSEAGLPYISLLTDPTTGGVTASFAMLGDFNIAEPGALIGFAGPRVIKETIGKDLPKGFQSAEFVLEHGFLDFIVDRKELKQRLTDLLTMLRPAEVPVPEPVAASVAV; from the coding sequence ATGTCTTGGTTTAAGCGCGTAGAGAAAGGCATCGTCACGCCCACGGAGCAGAAGAAGGAGACGCCCGACGGCCTGTGGTACAAGTGCCCCGAGTGTAAAACCGTAGCCACCATGGCCGAGCACAAGCGCCTGCTCTTCACGTGCGCCAAGTGCAACCACCACGACCGGATTGACGCCGCCGAGTACTTCGACTTCCTGTTCGACAACCACGAGTACACCGAGCTGGACGCCGACCTGCGCTCGGCCGACCCGCTCCATTTCGTAGATACCAAGGCCTATCCGCAGCGCGTAGCGGCCACCGAGAAGAGCACCGGCCTGCGGGACGCCGTGCGCTCGGCCCACGGCCAGCTCAACGGCCTGGGCCTGGTGGTAGCCTGCATGGACTTCAAATTCATTGGCGGCTCCATGGGCTCGGTGGTGGGCGAGAAAATTGCCCGCGCCATCGACTACGCCCGCCAGCACCGCCTGCCCTTCCTGATGATTTCGCGCTCCGGCGGGGCCCGCATGATGGAGGCCGGCTACTCGCTTATGCAGATGGCCAAGACTTCGGCCAAGCTGGCCCTGCTGTCGGAAGCCGGCCTGCCCTATATTTCTCTGCTCACCGACCCTACCACCGGCGGTGTTACGGCCTCCTTCGCCATGCTCGGCGACTTCAACATTGCCGAGCCGGGGGCTTTGATTGGCTTTGCCGGGCCCCGCGTCATCAAGGAAACTATCGGCAAGGACCTGCCCAAGGGGTTTCAGAGCGCGGAGTTTGTGCTGGAGCACGGTTTTCTTGACTTCATCGTGGACCGCAAGGAGCTCAAGCAGCGCCTCACCGACCTGCTCACCATGCTGCGCCCGGCCGAAGTACCGGTGCCGGAACCGGTAGCGGCCTCCGTGGCCGTGTAA
- a CDS encoding OmpA family protein produces MTSRTSLLTLLMALVLFISSCASSQQTTNSGNLPDGNGTGARKTGVSRTAKGGAIGAGAGAAAGAVLGRVIGGKSGTAAGAIIGAAVGGTGGALIGRRMDKQAEELQRDMQNAKVERVGEGIKITFDSGILFDTNKSDLRPASMSEIQKMAEILKKYPDTNILVEGHTDNTGTDAINNPLSERRAQAVANYTIAQGVEAGRIQTKGLGSSDPIADNTTEAGRQANRRVEVAIFANEKMKKAAEEGRL; encoded by the coding sequence ATGACTTCTCGTACTTCTCTCTTGACCCTGCTCATGGCCCTGGTGCTGTTCATCAGCTCCTGCGCCTCTTCGCAACAAACCACCAACTCCGGCAACCTGCCTGACGGCAACGGCACGGGAGCCCGCAAAACGGGCGTGAGCCGCACAGCCAAAGGCGGGGCCATTGGGGCCGGCGCCGGAGCTGCTGCCGGAGCCGTATTGGGCCGCGTAATCGGTGGCAAATCGGGTACGGCCGCTGGCGCCATCATTGGGGCCGCCGTGGGCGGTACGGGTGGGGCCCTCATCGGCCGCCGCATGGACAAGCAGGCCGAAGAACTGCAGCGCGACATGCAGAACGCTAAAGTAGAGCGCGTGGGCGAAGGCATCAAAATCACCTTCGACTCGGGCATTCTGTTCGACACCAACAAGAGCGACCTGCGCCCGGCTTCAATGAGCGAGATTCAGAAAATGGCTGAAATCCTCAAGAAGTATCCCGACACCAACATCCTCGTGGAAGGCCACACCGACAACACCGGCACCGACGCCATCAACAACCCCTTGTCGGAGCGCCGGGCTCAGGCCGTAGCCAACTACACCATAGCTCAGGGAGTTGAAGCCGGCCGGATTCAAACCAAAGGGCTGGGCTCGTCGGACCCCATTGCCGACAACACCACCGAGGCCGGCCGCCAGGCCAACCGCCGCGTGGAAGTGGCCATCTTCGCCAATGAGAAAATGAAAAAGGCTGCCGAAGAAGGCCGTCTGTAA
- a CDS encoding OmpA family protein, whose amino-acid sequence MKNLRSFFALLLAVLLLGTSVVQAQDTPRTKKPMSKTLKGGLLGAGGGAVVGGVLGRVIGGKNSTAGGAIIGAAVGGSAGALIGRRMDKQAAELQREMAGAKVERVGEGIKITFDSGILFAKNSSSLTPAAQENIRELAQTLIKYGDTNVLVEGHTDNTGTDAINNPLSQRRAQAVANYAQAQGVDASRFQVSGYGSRQPIADNSTEAGRRANRRVEVAIYANEKLKKAAERGTI is encoded by the coding sequence ATGAAAAATCTCCGTTCGTTTTTTGCCTTGTTGCTGGCCGTGCTGCTGCTCGGCACCAGCGTAGTGCAGGCCCAGGATACGCCCAGAACCAAAAAGCCCATGAGCAAAACCCTGAAGGGCGGCTTGCTGGGTGCGGGTGGTGGCGCCGTAGTAGGCGGGGTACTGGGCCGCGTAATTGGCGGCAAAAACAGCACGGCCGGCGGGGCTATTATCGGTGCCGCAGTGGGTGGCAGTGCCGGTGCCCTTATCGGCCGCCGCATGGACAAGCAAGCCGCTGAACTACAGCGCGAAATGGCCGGTGCCAAAGTGGAGCGCGTAGGTGAAGGCATCAAAATCACCTTCGACTCAGGCATCCTGTTCGCCAAGAACTCGTCGTCTCTTACTCCCGCCGCCCAGGAAAACATCCGGGAGCTGGCCCAAACCCTGATCAAGTACGGTGACACCAACGTGCTGGTGGAGGGCCACACCGACAACACCGGCACCGATGCCATCAACAACCCGCTTTCGCAGCGCCGGGCTCAGGCCGTAGCCAACTATGCCCAGGCGCAAGGGGTAGACGCTTCGCGCTTCCAGGTATCCGGCTACGGCTCGCGCCAGCCCATTGCCGACAACTCGACCGAAGCTGGCCGCCGGGCCAACCGCCGCGTGGAAGTGGCCATCTACGCCAATGAAAAGCTGAAGAAAGCAGCTGAGCGCGGCACCATCTAA